The Corynebacterium felinum DNA segment CAGGTGAAATGGTTGTCTTTACGCCCACACCAATGGCAGGTGGGCACTGCAGCATGCCAGAGTTGTTCATTATTTCCCCTGCGCTGATTGTGCGGACCTGGCAGGATGTGGGCAGGTGGTTGCTGGCCATTGCTTCGCACTTCGGGAATTCCTAATGGGCCGTTACAATGCCTACATCTAGCGGAGGTTTTACAATTTTTGCAGGCGAGGGTTGGCACATAGCCTGTGCGTGGTACTTGAACAAGCACGGATTCGCCACGGGCGAGTGTATCCCGGATAACACTAAATGCAAGGGCTGGGAGTCTACCGGTGGCTGCGAATCGGTCGCGTTCTAGGGCGATATCACTATCAGCTGTTGCACGGATGCGCGGCATGCGCGTGCGAATAGTGTCACGGCTGGCCACGAGATCGTGTACCCAACCAGACTCGACCAGTAATTGGGTTTCAGTACTGCGCGAAACACCAGCAAGGATCAGTGAACATTTTTCCAAGGTGGAGCGAGTTGTGAGTACTTCTCGTGCGTGAATATACGGTGCACGCGGGTCGACGAGGTTGTCGTCGCCGTCGTCTTTGATCACCATAAGCCCCGGGTTGACCAGTGGGGCGAACGCGGCGCTGCGGGTGCCGATCACCAGCCTAGCCTGTCCATGCAGGATGGAGAGGAAGCGTCGGTAGCGTGCTTGGTTTCCCAGTGCGGCGTTTAAAACGGTGATTTGTTTCGGGCCAATGAGCTTTTTTAGAGCCTCTTCTAACGTGTCGAGGTCGCGTTGATCCGGCACGATAATCAGTGCACCTTTACCGCCGAGCACTACTTTAACGGCGAGTGCGGAAAGCGCGTCTGCCCAGGCTTCGCCGGGGGTCATTTGCCAGGCTGCGCGTGCGATGGTGCCACCTAAGACGGCGTCGACAAAGCTCTCCCCGTGCTGGTAGGAGGACCAGTAACTCAGGTCGGGTTCGGTGACCTCCCCTAGATCTTCCCACGGGGTGTGGGTATCAGATTCTTCAGCTTTGGCGTGTCTGCTCGGGATTGCTGCGCGGATGATGTCAGAGGTAATCCCGCCATAGCGTTGTGCGAGGGATTCCACCAACGCCCGGGTGCGTTCGGGGTAGACCACTTCTGGTGAGATGATGCGGTCGAGCCATTGCAGTTTTCCGGTGTGTTGTGCGCTCGTGCTGCGTTCGAGCAACAATCCGTTGATGAGGCGTCCTGCGAAGCGAATGCGCACAAGCACACCGGGTTGTGCGAGGGCATCTTGCTCAGTGTCGATGGTGTATTCGAAGACTCGGTCAAGATGTGAAATCCCTAAAAGAGGTAAAACCCGTGCTACCGGCGCGTATGGGGCAGGTTCACGGGTTTTAGGCATACCAGCAATATACTAGAAATTTGCGGTTTATGCGCGAGTTTAGTTGCGTGTTGAGCAGCTTTCGACGTTACTACAAACGTGCTTAACCCTGCGCGGAAGACAGGTTGCGGCTTAGACCGTTGGTGCGGTGATCCCCACTGCTGCCTGCAGCTTTTCGACGCGGTCAGTACGCTCCCATGGAAGATCAAGATCGTCTCGCCCGAAGTGCCCATACGCTGCAGTTTGGCGATAAATGGGGCGAAGCAAATCAAGCTCACGGATAATGGCGGCTGGGCGCAAATCGAAGACGTTAAGTACCGCCTCTTGGATTTGTGCATCACTGAGGCCATGTTGTGCGGTACCGAAGGTTTCTACATACAGCCCGACTGGTTTTGCACGGCCAATCGCGTACGCAACCTGTACCTCCGCGCGCCGGGCAAGGCCCGCGGCAACAATATTCTTTGCTACCCAGCGCATGGCGTATGCTGCCGAGCGGTCAACCTTGCTAGGATCCTTGCCTGAGAAAGCACCACCACCGTGGCGAGCCATGCCGCCATAGGTGTCGACAATAATTTTTCGGCCAGTCAAGCCGGCATCGCCCATTGGGCCACCAAGGATGAAGGACCCGGAAGGGTTCACCAGTAGCTGGTAGGAGTCGGTGGCGATAATCTTGTTCAACTCGGTGTCGTTGATCACCCATTCAACAACATGAGTCTTAATCTGTTCTGCCAGCCACTTCTGGGTGACATCAGGGTCGTGCTGAGTGGAAATCACCACGGTGTCGAGTGCAACTGGTGCACCGTTGTCATCGTAGGACAAGGTGACTTGGGTTTTACCGTCAGGACGCAGGGAAGGCACGATCCCGGACTTGCGCACTTCGGTCAGCCTGCGGGATAACCGATGGGCTAAAGAAATAGGAAGAGGCATGAACTCAGGGGTTTCGTCGGAAGCATAACCAAACATGAGACCTTGGTCGCCTGCGCCTGCCTGGTCATCTTCATCGGTTTGTGCCCCTTCGCGCACTTCTTGGGAGGTAGATACAGAATCGCCAATTTCGGCAGACTGCTCACCAATTGCGATATTCACACCGCAGGTGGTGCCGTCGAAACCGACAGCTGAGGAGGTAAATCCGATATCGACGAGTGTCTTGCGCACGAGGGTGGCAATATCAACATACGATTCGGTGCGCACCTCACCCACAACGTGAACCTGGCCGGTGGTCACGAGGGTTTCAACCGCCACTCGCGAGTGGGGATCAATGGCCAGCATTGCATCTAATACGGCATCGGAGATGGCATCGCAGATTTTATCTGGGTGCCCTTCAGTAACGGATTCGCTTGTGAAGAGGCGCAAACCGCGCGAAGCTTTGAGAGTCAACGTAATTCTTCCTGAACGATAGTAAATGTGAATATAAGCAACGCGCCCTAGGAGCCAAAGCGCGCCAAGTTGTGATGGGCATTAATATGTTTAGTGCAAAGAAAAGTGGTGCTCACTGGGGGCGGAATCCACTTCGTAATGGATGTGAGAATTGGAAACAGTGTGCATTCAGCATGTGTGCTGCCTGTGCCTTTTCATGGCTGAGTTATGAAATGAAGCGTTCTCACACACCCAGCTAAATATAGACCAAGCTGTCTAATAAAACAACCCCGAGTGGTTTTAGCGGATTTTTTGCGTCACGACGTCGAGAATTCGCCCAGCTACCACGTGTTTATCGGCGGTTTCGATCTCCGTAATTTCACCTGTGCGCGAGAGCAGGAAGCCGGAATTTTTCGGCTGGCCGAACACCTTCCCTTCACCGACTTCGTTGCACATGAGAAAATCGGCGTCTTTCTTTGTCAGCTTTATTCGAGCAAATTCTAAGGCTGAGGTGTTTTCGTCACCGGTTTCTGCGGCAAAGCCCACTACCACGAGGTCGCTGGGGATCTCTCCCGTGGCCCGGGCTGTTGTTATCGCACGCAAAATGTCGGGGTTTTCGATCAGTTCAATGCGCTCCAGCGCCTGCTGGGCTTCGCTGCCCTTTTTCATCTTTGATTCGGCTTGATGCGCGGGCCTGAAATCGGCGACGGCGGCCGCCATGATCACTAGGTCGGATTCCGAGACATGGCGATGCACTTCGGTGTACATTTCCCGAGCGCTGGAAACATTAATGATTCGTGCCCCGCTTGGGGTGTGGAGATCATTGTCGATGCTTCCTGCAATGATGGTTACTTCCGCCCCGCGGTGGGCTGCGATTTCAGCCAAGGCGAAGCCTTGACGACCGGAGGAGTGATTGCCTAGGAAGCGGACAGGGTCGAGGGCTTCACGGGTACCACCTGCTGTAATGAGTATTTTCTTCCCTTCGAGGGACCGATCGAAGAGCACACCTTCCATAGCAGCGCGGGCGAGTGTGGCAATTTGGCTTGGTTCTGGCAGTCGGCCAGGGCCTGTATCCGTGCCAGTGAGTCGTCCGTGGGCGGGTTCAAGGACCACGATTCCGCGGGAGCGAAGAATGTCAACATTAGCCTGTGTGGCTTTGTTTTCCCACATTTCAGTGTGCATTGCTGGCGCTAAGACAACCGGACAGGTCGCCATCAGAATGGTTGCGGCTAGTAGGTCATCGGCGCGGCCATGGGTGACGCGTGCAATCAGGTCTGCGGTTGCGGGTGCTACGACAATAAGGTCTGCTTGTTGCCCCACATGCACATGCCGGACTTCATCTACGGCATCAAAGACTGTTGTGGAGACAGGATTGCCACTGAGAGCTTCAAAGGTCGCTTTGCCCACAAATTGCAACGCTGCCTCAGTGGGCACCACTCGTACAATGTCCCCTGCCTCCTTGAAATCTCGAATAAGATGGCAGGCCTTGTATGCAGCGATTCCCCCTGCAACACCCACAACGATATTGCGGCCGGACCCTAAAGTGGTGGCTGTGTGGGATGGTGGGGTGTGGTTGTGGGCGTTGATGGCAATTCTCACTTTCGCGCGGTCAGTGGTGGTTGTTTTGTAGCTATTGTAGCGCTGGTAAAGCAAAACACCCCCGCTTTCAGGCCGAGGCCAAAAAGGGCGGAGGTGTAGTTTGGTGAAAGGACTATCCCTCTTCGTGATCCAAGAGGCCACTTTCGATTTCGCGAAGTGCGATCGACAAAGGCTTTTCTTGTGGGTCTGGGTTGACCAGTGGGCCAACGAATTCAAACACGCCTTCGTCTTCCTGCTGGAAGTAGGAGTTGATTTGGCGTGCACGCTTCGCTGCGAAAATTACGAGCGCGTACTTTGAAGAAACACGGCCTAGGAGTTCATCAATGGGAGGGGCAGTAATACCAGTCGGCTTGTCATAAACACCCTGGTTACTCTCGATCACGTTGCTCACGTTGGTCACTACTCACCTTATGTATTGAAAATTTTAAAGTCTGACTTTGTGGTTGTTCCCAACCACTGCCTTAGGATTGCGGAGTTTGGTACTTGAAAGCTGCCGAAAGTCCGTCAATCGCGAATTTTTCCGATACAGCTTGGACATTCTCTATCGGAAAGCATAGCGAAGAAACTGTGGGAACAAAACCTTCGTCATGAGGATGCTGTCCACCTCTATTTACCGTAGCTTCAAGGAGAAGGGGCATAATATTCAACCTCTGCCTCAATGCTCAAGAGAAGGTGCACTTACACCTTCGTGTGCACATTTTAAAAGCTATGGGTTCCCAACAGAATGTTTCGAAGCGCCACTACTGTTTCTTCCAGATCGTCGTTGACAACGATGTGGCGGAATTCATCTTGTGCATCGATTTCAGTCCGAGCAGTTTCCAATCGACGTTGGATTACTTCTTCAGACTCCGTTCCCCGGCCGGTAAGGCGCTCTACAAGAACTTCCCAACTCGGTGGGGCAAGAAACACAGTGTGGGCTTCAGGCTTGAGTGCAGCAACGTTACGGGCACCTACTAAGTCAACTTCGACCAGCACTGGTCGCCCAGCTGCTAGTGCTTCGTCGACGGGGCCTGCCGGAGTACCGGAGCGTTGTAAGCCCCCGTGAATGTCGGCCCATTCAAGCATTTCTCCGGCATCAATTCGTTGCTGGAACTCCTCTGGGCTTACAAAGAAATAATCAATGCCATGTACTTCCCCTGGGCGCGGTGCCCGAGTGGTCATTGAGACCGAGAAGTACATCTCAGGGAGTTCTTCACGCAGGCGATGAACCACCGTGGACTTACCCACGGCGGAGGGGCCAAGCAATACTACGAGCTGGCCGCGGGGGTTATCGCCACTCACTCTGATTAGTCCTCGGAAAAGCCGAAGCGCTCGAGCAGTGCGCGGCGCTGACGGTCACCAAGACCGCGCAGGCGACGAGTCTGGGCGATCTCCAGTTCGTCCATGATCTCCTTAGCCTTAACCTTGCCCACCTTTGGCAGGGACTCCAGAAGTGCAGAAACCTTGGTCTTGCCAATGATCTCGTCGCTGGAAGCCTTATCCAGAACTTCCTTCAGGGAAATGTCGCCACGCTTGAGCTCTTCCTTGAGCTGTGCACGTGCCTTGCGAGCCTCGGCTGCCTTAGCCAGAGCTTCCTTGCGCTGTTCATCGGTCAACTGTGGAAGTGCCACGGGGTGCCTCCGATTCAATAATGAAAATGGATATCGTCTTGAAAAACTTTGTACCAACCTACCCCATGGGGCAAACCGTACAAGCGAAAATCTACCACACACTTTAGGCATTACAACGCTGCAAGTCTTGATAGATTGTGCTCAAGTGTAGCACCGAAAGATAAAAGTTCAGGTAACGGCGTGTTTGAAAACTAAATCCGCAGGTCACTGCAGATTCTCTTCGGCAAACCCAAAACCTATCTCTACCTGCACAAATGTAAAATTGCTATTCCTTACTTATCATTCAGATTCAAGCGAAAAATACCTAGAAAACTTCTTGTTTTTCGGCGCGCTGGCGGCAATTTTAGTGTCCTCGTCGATGAATCTTGTGACAGGAGTAACGCAAAAAGTACATTCATCGTTCGTGCTTTTCACGGGTTTCGACCTCACGAGCATCCGCTGGCTACGGAATCAACCGCGCGTGCTTCTGATGCACGTTCAACGCACCGAGGTGTCTTCCGTCACCTTGGACAAGGAAGATGTCCAACAGCTGCTTGGCACTCTGGCAGTAGTGGTGTTCGTACCTCTCCCCCTTTTTTAAACCGCACCCAAATCCTATATCCGTGCCAATGCCAATCGCGTTGGGCAAACAGTCCCTAATCTGTCTAGTGGCGCTTGTTCGTGGACGAGCACTTCGAGAAAAACGAACTCGCTAATCGATCCCACTAGTTTTACGTACTACTTCAGGCTGCGGATTTTCGGCAGTATTCGCTCGTGATTCGTTGTCTTTTCCTCTGGTTATGAGCAGCCGAGCATGAGATGAAAACGACGTTTTCCTCAGCCTAACGCTATAAAACCACGGCAATCTTATGCGCTACTCCGGCGCTAGGTAAGACAATAAGGAGTGCGAGCAACTGTGGCAATGTTTTCCGCCCCTAGGATCAACGCCTTGGGACTATTGCCATATTCAATGAGACGCTAATTTCCTGGTGTGTGTAGACGATAGCTGAACGAACGCAAACGTAGATCAATCGCACAAGCGCTGATGCTTTTCCCCACTGAAGATGCTGTTGTTTGTGGGGAATTGACGACACAATAAAGAAATCAGATACTGCCACGGGTATCGTGTGATGGCGCAATGACACGGCAATTTAATTTCCCTACTCCTGATTTCCTTCAACTTCGCCGTTCACTGCCAACCTGGGATATAGAAAAAGGGACACTCCAAGCGTCCCTTTTTCTACTGATTCAAACTAACGTTAGGAGAATTCCGCTGCTGCACGCAGCGCTGCATCACGCAGATCCTTCGCGGAAGGACCTGCGCTTAAAATCGCGCGGGAAATGTTGGCGAAACTTAAATCCTCCACGCCTTCGGTAATGCGAGCAACATCAGCAGCCGAAGCACCTTGTGCTCCCACACCTGGAAGCAACACTGGGCCATTCAGCTCATTCAAACGCGGTGGTGCTGCCAAGGTTGCGCCAATGACAACTCCAATATTTCCAGCCTGCCCTTGGTGTCCAGCAGCAGCATTGAGCGCAGCCGCCGCATCCACCATTTGCTGAGAAATAGATACCCCATCAGCATTAGCCTGATCTTGCAACTGCCGAGCCTCAGGATTACTCGTTGCCGCCAGAACAAATACTCCCCGACCAGTTGACTGAGAAACCTCAAATGCAGGTGACAGGGAACCAAAACCAAGGAACGGACTCACCGTCACGGCATCAGAGCACAAAGGTGAACGATCCTCCAACCACGCAGTGGCATAACCTGCCATCGTCGAACCGATATCACCCCGCTTAGCATCGGCAACCACCAAAGTGCCCGCTGCACGCAGAGCGTCAATGGCATCCTCAAGGATCTTAAAACCCTGGTGACCAAAAGCCTCATAAAAAGCAACCTGAGGTTTAACCAATGCGACGTTACCGGAAAACGCAACCACGCAAGCATCAGTGAAGCGTTTCAGGCCATCAACGTTAGCCCCCAAACCCCACTTTTCTAACAGTTGAGCATGGGGATCAATGCCCACACATAGGCGACCAAATTTAGCTCCTGCGGCTTTGAGCGCTTCGCCGAAACCATATTCAGCAGACACTGGTTGGAAAGTCATCGTTAGTTCACACCTTTACTTGCTCGTGCTTGGGGCGTGCTCAAGTTCCTGAAGTGCGCGCACCGACAAATCACCGGAACGACGCGCCTCAATGCCCTGCACTGCTGCAGTGACACCCTGAACAGTGGTGACCAGTGGAACTCCCACGCTGACAGCAGCGGCACGAATT contains these protein-coding regions:
- a CDS encoding primosomal protein N' encodes the protein MPKTREPAPYAPVARVLPLLGISHLDRVFEYTIDTEQDALAQPGVLVRIRFAGRLINGLLLERSTSAQHTGKLQWLDRIISPEVVYPERTRALVESLAQRYGGITSDIIRAAIPSRHAKAEESDTHTPWEDLGEVTEPDLSYWSSYQHGESFVDAVLGGTIARAAWQMTPGEAWADALSALAVKVVLGGKGALIIVPDQRDLDTLEEALKKLIGPKQITVLNAALGNQARYRRFLSILHGQARLVIGTRSAAFAPLVNPGLMVIKDDGDDNLVDPRAPYIHAREVLTTRSTLEKCSLILAGVSRSTETQLLVESGWVHDLVASRDTIRTRMPRIRATADSDIALERDRFAATGRLPALAFSVIRDTLARGESVLVQVPRTGYVPTLACKNCKTSARCRHCNGPLGIPEVRSNGQQPPAHILPGPHNQRRGNNEQLWHAAVPTCHWCGRKDNHFTCSSCGHHAVRAVVLGQARTAEEFGRAFPKTRIVTSGGNRVLDTIPAGASLVIATPGAEPKISQGSYGAAVLLDSWALLGRQDLRAAEDTFAKWTAAASLVCSHLKGGEVVVVADAALSVVQHFIRWDVVGRAAQELAERRDVRFPPAVNMAAVDGPSKALDQFIDIVELPEHAEILGPVDLPPGVKLPGEYDEATFGPPQRLLIRTPLGPRAQLGKALRAAHQGRLARKDALPLRIQIDPIRIG
- the metK gene encoding methionine adenosyltransferase → MTLKASRGLRLFTSESVTEGHPDKICDAISDAVLDAMLAIDPHSRVAVETLVTTGQVHVVGEVRTESYVDIATLVRKTLVDIGFTSSAVGFDGTTCGVNIAIGEQSAEIGDSVSTSQEVREGAQTDEDDQAGAGDQGLMFGYASDETPEFMPLPISLAHRLSRRLTEVRKSGIVPSLRPDGKTQVTLSYDDNGAPVALDTVVISTQHDPDVTQKWLAEQIKTHVVEWVINDTELNKIIATDSYQLLVNPSGSFILGGPMGDAGLTGRKIIVDTYGGMARHGGGAFSGKDPSKVDRSAAYAMRWVAKNIVAAGLARRAEVQVAYAIGRAKPVGLYVETFGTAQHGLSDAQIQEAVLNVFDLRPAAIIRELDLLRPIYRQTAAYGHFGRDDLDLPWERTDRVEKLQAAVGITAPTV
- the coaBC gene encoding bifunctional phosphopantothenoylcysteine decarboxylase/phosphopantothenate--cysteine ligase CoaBC, coding for MNAHNHTPPSHTATTLGSGRNIVVGVAGGIAAYKACHLIRDFKEAGDIVRVVPTEAALQFVGKATFEALSGNPVSTTVFDAVDEVRHVHVGQQADLIVVAPATADLIARVTHGRADDLLAATILMATCPVVLAPAMHTEMWENKATQANVDILRSRGIVVLEPAHGRLTGTDTGPGRLPEPSQIATLARAAMEGVLFDRSLEGKKILITAGGTREALDPVRFLGNHSSGRQGFALAEIAAHRGAEVTIIAGSIDNDLHTPSGARIINVSSAREMYTEVHRHVSESDLVIMAAAVADFRPAHQAESKMKKGSEAQQALERIELIENPDILRAITTARATGEIPSDLVVVGFAAETGDENTSALEFARIKLTKKDADFLMCNEVGEGKVFGQPKNSGFLLSRTGEITEIETADKHVVAGRILDVVTQKIR
- the rpoZ gene encoding DNA-directed RNA polymerase subunit omega, which produces MSNVIESNQGVYDKPTGITAPPIDELLGRVSSKYALVIFAAKRARQINSYFQQEDEGVFEFVGPLVNPDPQEKPLSIALREIESGLLDHEEG
- the gmk gene encoding guanylate kinase; translated protein: MSGDNPRGQLVVLLGPSAVGKSTVVHRLREELPEMYFSVSMTTRAPRPGEVHGIDYFFVSPEEFQQRIDAGEMLEWADIHGGLQRSGTPAGPVDEALAAGRPVLVEVDLVGARNVAALKPEAHTVFLAPPSWEVLVERLTGRGTESEEVIQRRLETARTEIDAQDEFRHIVVNDDLEETVVALRNILLGTHSF
- the mihF gene encoding integration host factor, actinobacterial type, which gives rise to MALPQLTDEQRKEALAKAAEARKARAQLKEELKRGDISLKEVLDKASSDEIIGKTKVSALLESLPKVGKVKAKEIMDELEIAQTRRLRGLGDRQRRALLERFGFSED
- the pyrF gene encoding orotidine-5'-phosphate decarboxylase, which encodes MTFQPVSAEYGFGEALKAAGAKFGRLCVGIDPHAQLLEKWGLGANVDGLKRFTDACVVAFSGNVALVKPQVAFYEAFGHQGFKILEDAIDALRAAGTLVVADAKRGDIGSTMAGYATAWLEDRSPLCSDAVTVSPFLGFGSLSPAFEVSQSTGRGVFVLAATSNPEARQLQDQANADGVSISQQMVDAAAALNAAAGHQGQAGNIGVVIGATLAAPPRLNELNGPVLLPGVGAQGASAADVARITEGVEDLSFANISRAILSAGPSAKDLRDAALRAAAEFS